The following are from one region of the Gossypium hirsutum isolate 1008001.06 chromosome D03, Gossypium_hirsutum_v2.1, whole genome shotgun sequence genome:
- the LOC107950083 gene encoding 227 kDa spindle- and centromere-associated protein-like, translated as MATLQNLQERDIEWRTPWMLSDEILYKCGDFDWVPLLGIWGALSYAPLLVLRQYRSRQFVPTTHGLAQCEFSYKCDGYKKKIREMTNTWRQTRRLKRLAVGPSTTPEYIGWLGRRVNDNIPVPGQGDSQFVEKHVHMVPSELEIIKQDFERRNSELEKKIEQMEEEKMSLKLDVDVQKLETEGLRKEKRKAEEDLNSLKVDYKRLRKLMRTAGLGKTSEQWRQEIQEEKVKADRWEKRFLEAQKQNKSFERSLSESQSERDELKARVAELEAILQDYEARIEHLETNEDHQNEQLHHLQDQVASRDHIMGEAVVQIQGVAEHLQTLAVQADVLSVKYESESDQGQKLASLLREIKVLSVRAKSYL; from the coding sequence ATGGCAACTCTTCAGAATCTTCAAGAGAGGGATATTGAATGGAGAACTCCTTGGATGCTGTCAGATGAGATCTTATATaaatgtggagattttgactgggtccctttacttgGGATTTGGGGGGCTCTTAGCTATGCACCGTTATTGGTACTGAGACAGTATAGGTCAAGGCAGTTTGTACCAACAACCCATGGATTAGCTCAGTGTGAATTCTCGTATAAGTGTGATGGTTACAAGAAGAAGATACGAGAAATGACTAACACTTGGAGGCAGACTCGACGATTGAAGAGATTGGCAGTAGGTCCATCAACGACTCCTGAATATATCGGTTGGCTAGGTAGGAGGGTCAATGATAACATACCTGTACCAGGTCAAGGAGACAGTCAATTTGTGGAAAAACATGTACATATGGTCCCTTCTGAGCTAGAAATtataaaacaagattttgaaagaagaaattcTGAGCTCGAGAAGAAGATAGAGCAAATGGAAGAGGAAAAGATGAGTCTAAAGCTGGATGTGGATGTCCAGAAGCTGGAAACCGAAGGCCTGAGGAAAGAAAAGCGCAAGGCTGAGGAGGATTTGAATAGCTTGAAGGTGGATTATAAGAGGCTACGTAAGTTAATGAGAACTGCTGGATTGGGAAAAACCTCAGAGCAGTGGCGTCAAGAAATTCAAGAAGAAAAGGTTAAGGCTGATAGGTGGGAAAAGAGATTTCTGGAGGCTCAAAAGCAAAACAAGTCCTTTGAGAGGAGTTTGTCCGAAAGCCAGAGCGAAAGGGATGAATTAAAAGCTAGGGTGGCCGAATTGGAGGCAATATTGCAAGACTATGAAGCCCGAATTGAACATCTGGAAACAAATGAAGATCATCAAAATGAACAGCTTCACCATCTTCAGGATCAAGTTGCAAGCAGGGATCACATCATGGGAGAAGCCGTGGTTCAGATCCAAGGGGTAGCTGAGCACTTACAGACTTTGGCAGTACAAGCTGATGTACTAAGTGTGAAGTATGAATCGGAATCAGATCAGGGGCAGAAGTTGGCATCATTACTTAGGGAGATTAAAGTTCTAAGTGTTAGGGCAAAGTCGTATTTATag